A single genomic interval of Camelina sativa cultivar DH55 chromosome 11, Cs, whole genome shotgun sequence harbors:
- the LOC104721947 gene encoding zinc finger CCCH domain-containing protein 49 gives MMIGETRRTYPTVEIPPWPASEDFTSADLFSPAMNSPDCSMLEALAALQRYLPSNEMDPDSDPDLLGPDSPIDAYSCDHFRMYDFKVRRCARGRSHDWTECPYAHPGEKARRRDPRKYHYSGTACPDFRKGGCKKGDSCEFAHGVFECWLHPARYRTQPCKDGGGCRRRVCFFAHSPDQLRFLPNRSPDRVDSFDVSSPIRARAFQLSISPGSGSPPMSPRADSESSPMAQSLSRSLGSCSINDVVPSFRNLQFNKVKSFPHNNPLFGFGSPRGSILGPGFQSLPTTPTRPGNLDIWEYGLEEEPVMERVVESGRELREKMREKLHKENCMDRVDTDPDQSLGDSPDVGWVSDLLM, from the coding sequence GGACTTATCCTACTGTTGAGATACCTCCATGGCCAGCTTCTGAAGATTTTACGTCGGCGGATTTGTTTTCTCCGGCGATGAACAGTCCGGATTGTAGCATGCTTGAAGCTTTGGCGGCGCTACAGCGTTACTTGCCGTCTAATGAGATGGATCCGGATTCTGACCCGGATCTATTGGGTCCGGATTCGCCTATCGATGCTTATTCTTGCGACCATTTCCGTATGTACGATTTCAAAGTCAGGAGGTGTGCTCGTGGCCGGAGCCACGACTGGACGGAGTGTCCCTACGCTCATCCCGGTGAAAAAGCTCGCCGGAGAGATCCGAGGAAGTACCATTACTCCGGCACGGCTTGTCCTGATTTTCGCAAAGGCGGTTGCAAGAAAGGGGACTCGTGCGAGTTCGCTCATGGTGTTTTCGAGTGTTGGCTTCATCCTGCTCGTTACCGTACTCAGCCGTGTAAAGACGGCGGTGGTTGTCGCCGGagggtttgtttctttgctcattCGCCGGATCAGCTTAGGTTTTTGCCTAACCGTAGCCCCGATCGGGTTGATTCGTTTGACGTTTCGTCTCCGATTCGTGCTAGAGCGTTTCAGCTCTCGATCTCTCCTGGCTCTGGCTCGCCGCCGATGAGTCCAAGAGCTGACTCGGAGTCTTCTCCGATGGCTCAGTCACTGAGTCGTTCACTCGGGTCTTGTTCTATAAACGACGTCGTCCCTTCGTTTAGGAACTTACAGTTCAATAAGGTGAAGTCGTTTCCTCACAACAATCCATTATTCGGATTCGGGTCGCCCCGTGGATCTATCTTGGGTCCTGGGTTTCAGTCTCTGCCCACTACTCCGACCCGACCCGGAAATCTGGATATTTGGGAGTACGGGTTAGAGGAAGAGCCTGTAATGGAGCGGGTCGTCGAGTCGGGTCGTGAGCTACGAGAAAAGATGCGCGAGAAACTACACAAGGAGAATTGCATGGATCGGGTTGACACGGATCCGGATCAGAGTTTGGGCGATTCTCCTGATGTCGGGTGGGTATCTGACCTGCTGATGTAG
- the LOC104721946 gene encoding probable LRR receptor-like serine/threonine-protein kinase At4g29180 has protein sequence MGTPGYVDPEYYNTFKLNEKSDVYSFGIVLLELITGQRSIMKTEDGDKMNVVHYVEPFLETGDIDGVVDPRLHGDFSSNSAWKFVEVAMSCVRDRGTNRPTTNQIVSDLKQCLAAELAREPQSHHKKEVVKEKQTKSPIRKYSSDEYNSTSGSVSLTYGDYSTFGPTAR, from the exons ATGGGTACTCCCGGCTATGTCGATCCTGA GTACTACAACACGTTTAAGCTAAACGAGAAGAGCGACGTGTACAGTTTCGGGATCGTCCTCCTTGAACTCATAACCGGCCAGCGATCCATAATGAAAACTGAAGACGGAGACAAAATGAACGTTGTTCACTACGTTGAGCCTTTCCTCGAAACCGGAGACATAGACGGTGTCGTGGATCCACGGCTTCACGGGGACTTCTCCTCAAACTCGGCTTGGAAATTTGTAGAGGTGGCAATGTCTTGCGTCAGAGACAGAGGAACCAACAGAccaacaacaaaccaaatcgTGTCTGATCTGAAACAGTGCTTAGCCGCTGAGCTGGCTCGTGAGCCACAGAGCCATCACAAGAAAGAAGTAGTGAAAGAGAAGCAAACGAAGTCGCCAATTCGAAAATATAGCAGCGATGAATATAATAGCACGTCCGGATCGGTTTCGCTTACTTATGGAGATTACTCCACGTTTGGCCCAACGGCAAGGTAG